GCAACTCCAACCCACGTATTTCGCGTTGATAGGCCTCTTTGGTCCCCTGCGTGCGGTCCACATCGAGCATCACGTCCTCCAACCACGCCGTAACGAGATCCGTGAATGGCGAACTCGCATTCATCGAGTCGCTAGTGCCACCAGCTCATGCAGCCGCTCAAGCCAATAAGGAACATCGGAGACGCGGTAGCGGATCTCCCGTCCAACCCGAATGCCGAAGGGACCTCGCCCATCGGTGCGCAGATCGTAAATGGCCAGTACATGCACGCCGAGATAGTCGGCGAGCTCACTTGTGGTGAGGACGGGCTCAAGTTCGAGCCTCAGAAGTCGTTGTTTATCCAGAACCCGTAGGTATTCGAGGCCACCCCAGGCGA
This sequence is a window from Cryobacterium sp. CG_9.6. Protein-coding genes within it:
- a CDS encoding helix-turn-helix domain-containing protein, with product MRVAWGGLEYLRVLDKQRLLRLELEPVLTTSELADYLGVHVLAIYDLRTDGRGPFGIRVGREIRYRVSDVPYWLERLHELVALATR